Proteins encoded together in one Variovorax paradoxus EPS window:
- a CDS encoding FAD-binding oxidoreductase: protein MHTVIDWDAVREDLRGLNLVTAPSQRKQLSKDFYWYSPILTAQLAGCVADLVVKVSTEDDVRQAAAVAAKWKLPLTVRAGGTGNYGQCVPLEGGIVLDVTQMCRVLDIQDGRMRVEAGARMHDIDLAARETGQALRMWPSTWHVASIGGFIAGGFGGIGSFRHGILRDPGNLLRARVMTVEREPRVIELVGDEIQQVHHAYGTNGVILDVEVALSPAVEWVHCTVLFETYRGALDFGIAAQAPTLDIFLLSTVEARFSPYYTAMRDRFPIDRHAVFTMVSPESMAEFRALADAHGGMISVAGTEAELLADGLPPAYECAFNHTTLQALKADRGWTYLQVAYAQPFDPSVVERHLQIFGDDVLQHQDFARAGGECGTFGILLVRWKGEAHQYEVIREIESQGGCQIFNPHVVTIEDGGMKTIDTQQIEFKKRSDPMGLMNPGKTRGWTPEMAVER from the coding sequence ATGCACACGGTCATCGACTGGGACGCGGTCCGCGAAGACCTGCGCGGACTGAACCTCGTCACCGCGCCGAGCCAGAGAAAGCAGCTGTCGAAAGACTTCTACTGGTACAGCCCCATCCTCACCGCACAGCTCGCGGGCTGCGTGGCCGACCTCGTGGTGAAGGTCAGCACCGAGGACGACGTGCGACAGGCAGCAGCAGTCGCCGCGAAGTGGAAGCTGCCGCTTACCGTGCGCGCGGGCGGCACCGGCAACTACGGCCAGTGCGTGCCGCTGGAGGGCGGCATCGTGCTCGACGTGACGCAGATGTGCCGCGTGCTCGACATCCAGGACGGTCGCATGCGCGTGGAAGCCGGCGCGCGCATGCACGACATCGACCTCGCCGCGCGCGAGACCGGGCAGGCGCTGCGCATGTGGCCCTCGACCTGGCATGTGGCCAGCATCGGCGGCTTCATCGCGGGCGGCTTCGGCGGCATCGGATCGTTTCGCCACGGCATCCTGCGCGACCCGGGCAACCTGCTGCGCGCGCGCGTGATGACGGTGGAGCGCGAGCCGCGCGTCATCGAACTCGTGGGCGACGAGATCCAGCAGGTGCATCACGCCTACGGAACCAACGGCGTGATCCTCGATGTCGAAGTGGCCCTGAGCCCGGCGGTCGAATGGGTGCACTGCACGGTGCTCTTCGAGACGTACCGCGGCGCGCTCGACTTCGGCATCGCAGCGCAAGCGCCGACGCTCGACATCTTTTTGCTCTCCACCGTGGAGGCCCGCTTCTCGCCGTACTACACGGCAATGCGCGACCGCTTCCCGATCGACCGGCATGCAGTCTTCACCATGGTCTCGCCCGAGTCGATGGCCGAGTTCCGCGCGCTCGCCGATGCGCACGGCGGCATGATCTCCGTCGCCGGCACCGAGGCCGAACTGCTCGCCGACGGCCTGCCGCCCGCCTACGAGTGCGCGTTCAACCACACGACGCTGCAAGCGCTGAAGGCCGACCGCGGCTGGACCTACCTGCAGGTCGCGTATGCGCAGCCCTTTGATCCTTCGGTGGTCGAACGACACCTGCAAATCTTCGGCGACGACGTGCTGCAGCACCAGGACTTCGCGCGCGCGGGCGGCGAGTGCGGCACCTTCGGCATCCTGCTCGTGCGCTGGAAGGGCGAGGCGCATCAGTACGAGGTGATCCGCGAGATCGAGTCGCAGGGCGGCTGCCAGATCTTCAACCCGCATGTGGTCACCATCGAAGACGGCGGCATGAAGACCATCGACACGCAGCAGATCGAATTCAAGAAGCGCAGCGACCCGATGGGTTTGATGAACCCCGGAAAAACGCGCGGCTGGACGCCCGAGATGGCCGTCGAACGCTGA
- a CDS encoding ABC transporter substrate-binding protein gives MRIPAFHLRPLAFGLALTAAAFAVQAQEKVVFATNWKAQAGHGGFYQALVDGTYKKYGLDVDIQQGGPMVNNRPMLPAGKVDFLMTGNLLQSFDNVKNGVPTVVVAAFFQKDPQAMFAHPGQGFDTFKDMTKAPVAFIGKDGQFSFWQWMKSEHGFKDSQLKPYTFNVGPFLADKKSIQQGYAISEPLSIKAQAGFDPVVQLLADNGFSTYSTTIETRADLIKTKPETVRKFVEASIIGWNNYLYGDNKAANEMIAKINPDSPVAALQGSIELIKKMGIVDSGESLTKGIGTMDEARVKDFYDKMVKAGLYKAGEVDLSKVVTTQFVNKGVGVDVRKKLTGK, from the coding sequence ATGCGCATCCCCGCTTTCCACCTCCGCCCGCTGGCCTTCGGCCTGGCGCTGACAGCAGCCGCCTTCGCCGTGCAGGCGCAGGAAAAAGTGGTGTTCGCCACCAACTGGAAAGCGCAGGCCGGCCACGGCGGCTTCTACCAGGCGCTGGTGGATGGCACCTACAAGAAGTACGGCCTCGATGTCGACATCCAGCAGGGCGGCCCGATGGTCAACAACCGGCCGATGCTGCCGGCCGGCAAGGTCGATTTCCTCATGACCGGCAACCTGCTGCAGTCCTTCGACAACGTGAAGAACGGCGTGCCCACGGTGGTGGTCGCGGCCTTCTTCCAGAAGGACCCGCAGGCCATGTTCGCGCACCCGGGCCAGGGCTTCGACACCTTCAAGGACATGACCAAGGCGCCCGTCGCCTTCATCGGCAAGGACGGCCAGTTCAGCTTCTGGCAGTGGATGAAGTCGGAGCACGGCTTCAAGGATTCGCAGCTCAAGCCCTACACCTTCAACGTCGGCCCGTTCCTCGCGGACAAGAAGTCGATCCAGCAGGGCTATGCGATTTCGGAGCCGCTGTCGATCAAGGCGCAGGCCGGGTTCGATCCGGTGGTGCAACTGCTGGCGGACAACGGCTTCTCGACCTACTCGACCACCATCGAGACGCGCGCGGACCTCATCAAGACCAAGCCCGAGACGGTGCGCAAGTTCGTCGAGGCCTCGATCATCGGCTGGAACAACTACCTCTACGGCGACAACAAGGCCGCCAACGAGATGATCGCCAAGATCAACCCCGACTCGCCTGTGGCCGCGTTGCAGGGCTCCATCGAGCTGATCAAGAAGATGGGCATCGTGGACAGCGGCGAATCGCTCACCAAGGGCATCGGCACGATGGACGAAGCCCGCGTGAAGGACTTCTACGACAAGATGGTCAAGGCCGGTCTCTACAAGGCGGGCGAGGTGGATCTGTCGAAGGTCGTGACCACGCAGTTCGTGAACAAGGGCGTCGGTGTCGACGTTCGCAAGAAGCTCACCGGCAAGTAA
- a CDS encoding NAD(P)H-dependent oxidoreductase codes for MKTLVVHCHPNPDSFNHALYRTALEALEQRHTVRAIDLYAEGFDPTLTREERIAYIDNPDLIRERVKPHVEALLWAEHLVFVFPIWFYGPPSMLKGWLERVWLPGVAFLPAERKGQLTKSGMRHIRRLTVVTTGGSPRWFLKVIGDPCRRLFTRGLRALFAWRCKVTWLQLHDMNAVTERDRTHFIERVSRTLQAL; via the coding sequence ATGAAAACGCTAGTCGTCCACTGCCATCCGAACCCTGACAGCTTCAACCACGCGCTCTACCGCACCGCGCTCGAAGCGCTCGAACAGCGGCATACCGTCCGAGCCATCGACCTCTACGCCGAGGGCTTCGACCCGACGCTCACCCGCGAAGAGCGCATCGCCTACATCGACAACCCCGACCTCATCCGCGAACGTGTGAAGCCACATGTCGAAGCGCTGCTGTGGGCCGAGCACCTGGTGTTCGTGTTCCCCATCTGGTTCTATGGGCCGCCGTCCATGCTCAAGGGCTGGCTGGAGCGGGTCTGGCTGCCGGGCGTGGCCTTCCTGCCGGCCGAGCGCAAGGGCCAGCTCACGAAGTCGGGCATGCGCCACATCCGGCGGCTCACGGTGGTGACCACGGGCGGCTCGCCGCGCTGGTTCCTGAAGGTGATCGGCGACCCCTGCCGGCGGCTGTTCACGCGGGGCCTGCGCGCGCTGTTCGCGTGGCGCTGCAAGGTGACGTGGCTGCAGCTGCACGACATGAACGCCGTCACCGAGCGCGACCGCACGCATTTCATCGAGCGCGTTTCGCGGACGTTGCAAGCGCTCTAG
- a CDS encoding PDR/VanB family oxidoreductase: MSLERTLTVRVERISRETPEILAFELAHPWGRALPGYEAGAHIDVHMPGGFSRQYSLARAPSNAPSYVIGVKRELASRGGSASMHERVREGDLIAISTPRNTFPLREEAAHHLLMAGGIGMTPLLAMAQALAARGASFTLCVFARSEEHLAFSDALRDPALAPHLRLHLDQGDASQRIDLQALLADRAPDTHLYVCGPGGFMKAVRDAAAHWPEDALHTEYFAAPTDANTTTGLPFTLKLAQRGITVPVAADQTAVDALHEVGIDIPVSCQQGLCGTCVVEGDGEAAEHRDFCLTGTERRSKVALCCSRAKGLELVLQL, translated from the coding sequence ATGAGCCTCGAACGCACGCTGACCGTCCGCGTCGAACGCATCTCGCGCGAGACACCGGAGATCCTGGCCTTCGAGCTGGCGCATCCGTGGGGACGCGCGCTGCCGGGGTACGAGGCCGGCGCGCACATCGATGTGCACATGCCGGGCGGGTTCTCGCGGCAGTACTCGCTGGCGCGGGCGCCTTCGAATGCGCCGTCTTATGTGATCGGGGTGAAGCGCGAGCTTGCGAGCCGCGGCGGATCGGCCTCGATGCACGAGCGCGTGCGCGAGGGCGACCTGATCGCGATCAGCACGCCGCGCAACACCTTCCCGCTGCGCGAAGAGGCCGCGCATCACCTGCTGATGGCCGGTGGCATCGGCATGACGCCGCTGCTCGCGATGGCGCAGGCGCTCGCGGCGCGCGGCGCATCGTTCACGCTGTGCGTGTTCGCGCGCAGCGAAGAGCACCTGGCGTTTTCCGATGCGCTGCGCGACCCCGCGCTCGCGCCGCATCTGCGCCTGCACCTCGACCAGGGCGATGCCTCGCAACGCATCGACCTGCAGGCATTGCTGGCCGATCGCGCGCCCGACACGCACCTCTACGTTTGCGGCCCCGGCGGCTTCATGAAGGCGGTGCGCGATGCGGCCGCGCACTGGCCCGAAGACGCGCTGCACACCGAGTACTTTGCCGCACCGACCGATGCCAACACCACCACCGGCCTGCCCTTTACGCTGAAGCTCGCGCAGCGCGGCATCACGGTGCCGGTCGCGGCGGACCAGACGGCCGTCGATGCGCTGCATGAAGTGGGCATCGACATCCCCGTGTCCTGCCAGCAGGGCCTGTGCGGCACCTGCGTGGTCGAGGGCGACGGAGAGGCCGCCGAGCACCGCGACTTCTGCCTCACCGGCACCGAGCGGCGCAGTAAGGTGGCGCTGTGCTGCTCGCGCGCCAAGGGCCTTGAACTGGTGTTGCAGTTGTGA
- a CDS encoding TetR family transcriptional regulator C-terminal domain-containing protein, protein MSVEETESDAPATRGRSRKYTQVLGVIYQAAIDVFASEGLAGATTQAIADKAGLSKAQLHYYIESKEALYRLVLQDILNDWIVVFGFSDEAFGPRKVLSDLIHRKMVFSFQHPLRSRIFTAEMMRGAPVLNTMMDTSKARTDQAAAVIQNWMNQGLMDTADPMLVLFHIWAVTQFYADHATQAAYFRNVAQDGDDKDRRYLIEHVTDFLLKGAGVK, encoded by the coding sequence GTGAGCGTTGAAGAAACCGAGAGCGACGCACCGGCCACGCGCGGCCGGTCGCGCAAGTACACGCAGGTGCTGGGCGTCATCTACCAGGCCGCCATCGACGTGTTCGCGAGCGAGGGCCTGGCCGGCGCAACGACGCAGGCCATCGCCGACAAGGCCGGGCTCTCGAAGGCGCAGCTGCACTACTACATCGAGAGCAAGGAAGCGCTCTACCGGCTGGTGCTGCAGGACATCCTGAACGACTGGATCGTGGTGTTCGGCTTCAGCGACGAGGCCTTCGGGCCGCGCAAGGTGCTGAGCGACCTGATCCATCGCAAGATGGTGTTCTCGTTCCAGCATCCGCTGCGCTCGCGCATCTTCACCGCCGAGATGATGCGCGGCGCGCCGGTGCTCAACACCATGATGGATACGAGCAAGGCGCGCACCGACCAGGCGGCCGCCGTGATCCAGAACTGGATGAACCAGGGGCTGATGGACACCGCCGACCCGATGCTGGTGCTGTTCCACATCTGGGCGGTGACGCAGTTCTATGCGGACCATGCGACGCAGGCCGCGTACTTCCGCAACGTCGCGCAGGACGGCGACGACAAGGACCGGCGCTACCTGATCGAGCATGTGACGGATTTCCTGCTGAAGGGGGCGGGGGTCAAGTAG
- a CDS encoding RidA family protein has translation MSMGKPMANYAAAKRVGDFVFMSGVVAVDPAKRRAVAGYDDIPEEARTALQGVGYATGQMSVDVFEAAIVAQSWFVLERIRQIAAEHGGTMDDVVKLVQYFRHLPHYAFYNRVRGLFYPGEPPVSTVVEVSRFLPGDEVLVEVEATMYLPQK, from the coding sequence ATGAGCATGGGCAAGCCAATGGCCAACTACGCCGCCGCGAAACGCGTCGGCGATTTCGTCTTCATGAGCGGCGTGGTCGCGGTCGATCCGGCCAAGCGCCGCGCGGTCGCGGGCTACGACGACATCCCCGAGGAAGCCCGCACCGCATTGCAAGGCGTGGGCTACGCCACCGGCCAGATGTCGGTCGATGTGTTCGAGGCCGCCATCGTCGCGCAGAGCTGGTTCGTGCTGGAGCGCATCCGCCAGATCGCGGCCGAGCATGGCGGCACGATGGACGATGTGGTCAAGCTGGTGCAGTACTTCCGCCACCTGCCGCACTACGCGTTCTACAACCGCGTGCGCGGCCTCTTCTATCCGGGCGAGCCGCCGGTGAGCACGGTGGTCGAGGTGTCGCGCTTCCTGCCGGGGGACGAGGTGCTGGTCGAGGTCGAAGCGACGATGTATTTGCCGCAGAAATGA
- a CDS encoding amidohydrolase family protein: MKLESLRIPAPLRGFAAGGAQVFDITLDGDKVAAIVPSASQTQARGTLLSGLVEAHAHIDKNYTVQEVGAAQGNLFTAIERMEKHRAGWTGETLRLRMERALHDALQSGTRALRTHIDWVQPEAPAALAVFEALREEWHGRIELQFVSLTPLDVFADLAAGERIAGEVKRAGGVLGAFVYRNEGIVHKLGRVFDLAQQHGLGLDFHVDEGLDADATGLRSIAQLVRARDFKQGVVCGHCCSLSVQDDAVANETLALCAGAGLHIVALPTTNLYLQGAWDRTPVPRGITRIHEAAARGLRASLATDNVQDAFYPYGSYDLVETFGLGVQMAHLAPASDWLDAITVSPAKALGLAWDGRIAPGCPADLVLLAATDEHDLIGPRGRERTVIRAGRILEKTQ; encoded by the coding sequence ATGAAGCTGGAGTCGCTGCGCATTCCGGCGCCACTGCGCGGCTTCGCGGCGGGCGGTGCGCAGGTCTTCGATATCACGCTCGATGGCGACAAGGTCGCGGCCATCGTGCCCAGTGCCTCGCAGACGCAAGCGCGCGGCACGCTGCTGAGCGGGCTGGTCGAAGCCCATGCGCACATCGACAAGAACTACACCGTGCAGGAAGTGGGAGCGGCACAGGGCAACCTGTTCACGGCCATCGAGCGCATGGAAAAGCACCGCGCCGGCTGGACCGGCGAAACGCTGCGCCTGCGCATGGAACGCGCGCTGCATGACGCCTTGCAGTCGGGTACGCGCGCGCTGCGCACGCATATCGATTGGGTGCAGCCTGAAGCACCGGCCGCTCTGGCCGTGTTCGAAGCACTGCGCGAGGAATGGCACGGCCGCATCGAGCTGCAGTTCGTCTCGCTCACGCCGCTCGATGTGTTCGCGGACCTCGCAGCGGGCGAGCGCATCGCCGGCGAAGTGAAGCGCGCGGGCGGCGTGCTCGGCGCCTTCGTCTATCGCAACGAAGGCATCGTCCACAAGCTGGGCCGCGTGTTCGATCTCGCGCAGCAGCATGGCCTCGGCCTCGACTTCCATGTCGACGAAGGGCTCGATGCCGATGCCACCGGCCTGCGCAGCATTGCCCAACTGGTACGCGCGCGCGACTTCAAGCAGGGCGTCGTCTGCGGCCACTGCTGCTCGCTCTCGGTGCAGGATGACGCGGTCGCCAACGAGACGCTCGCGCTGTGCGCCGGCGCGGGCCTGCACATCGTCGCGCTGCCCACCACCAACCTCTACCTGCAAGGCGCCTGGGACCGCACGCCCGTGCCGCGCGGCATCACGCGCATCCACGAGGCGGCGGCACGGGGCTTGCGTGCGAGCCTGGCCACGGACAACGTGCAGGACGCCTTCTATCCCTACGGCAGCTACGACCTCGTGGAGACCTTCGGCCTCGGCGTGCAGATGGCGCACCTCGCGCCCGCAAGCGACTGGCTCGATGCGATCACTGTCAGCCCCGCGAAGGCGCTCGGCCTCGCGTGGGACGGCCGCATCGCACCGGGCTGCCCCGCGGACCTGGTGCTGCTCGCAGCGACCGACGAGCATGATCTCATCGGGCCGCGCGGGCGCGAACGCACTGTGATCCGTGCCGGTCGAATTCTGGAGAAAACACAATGA
- the otnI gene encoding 2-oxo-tetronate isomerase, with amino-acid sequence MPQFAANLSMLYPELDFLDRFDAAAKDGFKAVEYLFPYAFAKEDIVARLKHNGLQQVLFNGPPGNWEGGERGLACLPGRDAEFREGIAKAIDYAVALDCPRIHVMAGLVPQDLQRDAVRPVYLDNLRFAAEEAAKAGRDVLIEPINTRDIPGFFLNRQDDAHDIVETIGAPNLKVQMDLYHCQIVEGDVAMKIRKYLPTGRVGHLQIAGVPERHEPDIGEQNYGYLFDVIDEVSRQSGWQGWVGCEYRPKRGSEPGGTSAGLGWLRALQQQRA; translated from the coding sequence ATGCCCCAATTCGCCGCCAACCTCTCGATGCTCTATCCCGAGCTCGATTTCCTCGACCGTTTCGATGCCGCCGCCAAAGACGGCTTCAAGGCCGTCGAGTACCTCTTCCCCTATGCGTTCGCGAAGGAAGACATCGTCGCGCGCCTGAAGCACAACGGCCTGCAGCAGGTGCTTTTCAACGGCCCGCCCGGCAACTGGGAGGGCGGCGAGCGCGGCCTCGCGTGCCTGCCCGGCCGGGATGCCGAATTCCGCGAAGGCATCGCGAAAGCCATCGACTACGCCGTGGCCCTTGACTGCCCGCGCATCCACGTCATGGCCGGCCTCGTGCCGCAAGACCTGCAGCGCGATGCCGTGCGGCCCGTGTACCTCGACAACCTGCGCTTTGCGGCAGAAGAGGCCGCGAAGGCCGGCCGCGACGTGCTGATCGAGCCGATCAACACGCGGGATATCCCCGGCTTCTTCCTCAACCGGCAGGACGATGCGCACGACATCGTCGAGACCATCGGCGCACCGAACCTCAAGGTGCAGATGGACCTGTACCACTGCCAGATCGTCGAAGGCGACGTGGCGATGAAGATCCGCAAGTACCTGCCCACCGGCCGCGTCGGCCACCTGCAGATCGCCGGCGTGCCCGAGCGCCACGAGCCCGACATCGGCGAGCAGAACTACGGCTATCTCTTCGACGTGATCGACGAGGTGTCGAGACAAAGCGGCTGGCAAGGCTGGGTCGGCTGCGAGTACCGGCCCAAGCGTGGATCGGAGCCGGGCGGCACGTCGGCGGGCCTCGGCTGGCTGCGCGCACTGCAACAACAGCGCGCATGA
- a CDS encoding aldolase has translation MTENQAREEICRVGRSLFERGYVHATAGNISVRLDDGFLITPTDVCLGFLDPARLARLDADGKQTGGDRASKTIALHTRIYAAARKFDAETACVIHTHSTHCVALTLTATGDELLPALTPYFVMKVGHVPLIPYHRPGAPEAAEQVAQAIERFGAAGTPIRAVMLERLGPNVWHETPAAAMAVLEELEETARLQMLTNAAKPSPLDVSQIDELRTTFGARW, from the coding sequence ATGACCGAGAACCAAGCACGCGAAGAAATCTGCCGCGTCGGCCGCAGCCTGTTCGAGCGCGGGTACGTGCATGCGACGGCTGGCAACATCAGCGTTCGGCTGGACGATGGTTTTCTCATCACGCCGACCGATGTCTGCCTCGGATTTCTCGATCCGGCGCGGCTCGCACGGCTCGATGCGGATGGCAAGCAGACCGGTGGTGACCGCGCCAGCAAGACCATCGCGCTGCACACGCGCATCTATGCCGCCGCGCGCAAGTTCGATGCAGAGACCGCCTGCGTCATTCACACGCACAGCACGCATTGCGTCGCGCTCACACTGACCGCAACGGGCGACGAACTGCTGCCCGCGCTCACGCCGTATTTCGTGATGAAGGTCGGCCATGTGCCGCTCATTCCGTACCACCGTCCCGGCGCGCCGGAAGCGGCGGAGCAGGTGGCGCAAGCCATCGAGCGCTTCGGCGCCGCGGGCACGCCTATCCGCGCCGTGATGCTCGAACGCCTCGGCCCCAACGTGTGGCACGAGACGCCGGCCGCCGCCATGGCGGTGCTCGAGGAACTCGAGGAAACCGCCAGGCTCCAGATGCTCACGAATGCCGCCAAGCCGTCGCCGCTGGATGTCTCTCAGATCGATGAACTGCGCACCACCTTCGGTGCGCGCTGGTAG
- the otnK gene encoding 3-oxo-tetronate kinase, with the protein MSKLLLGCIADDFTGATDLANNLVRAGMRVVQAIGVPATPLDADVDAVVVALKSRTIAPAEAIAQSLDALRWLQAQGAQQIYFKYCSTFDSTPQGNIGPVTEALMDALQCDFTIATPAFPDNKRTVFKGYLFAGDVLLNESGMQNHPLTPMTDANLVRVLQAQCTRKVGLIDHTVVARGDAAVAERIAQLKSEGVSIAIVDAVSNDDLLRLGPALAKMPLVTAGSGVAIGLPANFGIAPSSQASALPAAGGLRAVVSGSCSLATNRQVLDFIQRGGAALAIDPLRIAAGVDVAAEALAWAAPLVARQPVLVYSTAEAGAVKSVQGKLGVEEAGAMVERTIAAIARGLVDKGVRQLVVAGGETSGACVQALRIAQMQIGPQIDPGVPWCYARAEAAKTADGAGVHIALKSGNFGGDDFFTKAFTVLA; encoded by the coding sequence ATGAGCAAGTTGCTGCTCGGCTGCATCGCCGACGATTTCACCGGCGCGACCGACCTCGCCAACAACCTCGTGCGTGCGGGCATGCGCGTGGTGCAGGCCATTGGCGTGCCAGCCACGCCGCTCGATGCGGATGTCGATGCGGTGGTGGTCGCGCTCAAGTCGCGCACCATCGCGCCGGCCGAGGCCATTGCGCAATCGCTCGATGCGCTGCGCTGGCTGCAGGCGCAGGGGGCGCAGCAGATCTACTTCAAGTACTGCTCCACCTTCGACAGCACACCGCAAGGCAACATCGGCCCGGTCACCGAGGCGCTGATGGATGCGTTGCAGTGCGACTTCACCATCGCCACGCCCGCCTTCCCGGACAACAAGCGCACCGTGTTCAAGGGCTACCTGTTCGCGGGCGACGTGCTGCTCAACGAGAGCGGCATGCAGAACCATCCGCTCACGCCGATGACCGATGCGAACCTCGTGCGCGTGCTGCAGGCGCAGTGCACGCGCAAGGTGGGGCTGATCGATCACACGGTGGTGGCGCGCGGTGATGCGGCCGTCGCCGAACGCATCGCGCAACTGAAGAGCGAGGGCGTCTCGATCGCGATCGTCGATGCGGTGTCGAACGACGATCTGCTGCGCCTCGGCCCGGCGCTCGCGAAGATGCCGCTGGTCACCGCCGGCTCGGGCGTGGCCATCGGGCTGCCTGCGAACTTCGGGATTGCGCCTTCTTCGCAAGCCAGCGCATTGCCGGCAGCGGGCGGGTTGCGTGCCGTCGTGTCGGGCAGCTGCTCGCTCGCGACCAACCGGCAGGTGCTCGACTTCATCCAGCGCGGCGGCGCGGCATTGGCGATCGATCCGCTGCGCATCGCGGCGGGCGTGGATGTCGCGGCTGAAGCGTTGGCATGGGCCGCGCCGCTCGTCGCCAGGCAACCGGTGCTGGTCTACTCCACCGCCGAGGCCGGCGCCGTGAAGTCGGTGCAGGGCAAGCTCGGTGTCGAGGAAGCGGGCGCGATGGTCGAGCGCACCATTGCCGCCATCGCACGCGGGCTGGTCGACAAGGGCGTGCGCCAACTGGTCGTCGCGGGTGGCGAGACCTCGGGCGCCTGCGTGCAGGCACTGCGCATCGCGCAGATGCAGATCGGCCCGCAGATCGACCCCGGCGTGCCGTGGTGCTATGCGCGCGCCGAGGCCGCCAAAACCGCGGATGGCGCAGGCGTGCACATCGCGCTCAAGTCGGGCAACTTCGGCGGCGACGATTTCTTCACCAAGGCCTTTACAGTGCTGGCATGA
- the ltnD gene encoding L-threonate dehydrogenase: protein MTIETIPIVGLVGLGAMGSGMAQSLRRAGHAPHVFDVRPGVAEAFARDGGTACDTLAALGAQCDIVVSVVVNAAQTESVLFGDGTTPGCAASMKPGSLFVMCSTVDPNWSVALEARLAAQGILYLDAPISGGAAKAASGQMTMMTAGTPAAYAKAGGTLDAMAAKVYRLGDSAGAGSKVKVINQLLAGVHIAAAAEAMALGLREGVDPDALYEVITHSAGNSWMFENRMAHVLAGDYTPLSAVDIFVKDLGLVLDVARASKFPLPLSSTAHQMFMQASTAGFAREDDSAVIKIFPGIALPGAKGKAP from the coding sequence ATGACCATTGAAACCATCCCCATCGTCGGCCTTGTGGGCCTCGGCGCCATGGGCAGCGGCATGGCGCAATCGCTGCGCCGCGCGGGCCATGCGCCGCATGTGTTCGACGTGCGCCCCGGCGTGGCCGAAGCCTTTGCGCGAGATGGCGGCACGGCATGCGACACGCTGGCCGCGCTCGGTGCGCAGTGCGACATCGTGGTCAGCGTCGTCGTCAACGCGGCGCAGACCGAGTCCGTGCTGTTCGGCGACGGCACCACGCCCGGTTGCGCGGCGTCCATGAAGCCTGGCAGCCTCTTCGTGATGTGTTCGACTGTCGATCCGAACTGGTCGGTCGCGCTCGAAGCGCGCCTTGCCGCGCAGGGCATCCTGTACCTTGACGCACCGATCTCCGGTGGCGCCGCCAAGGCCGCGAGCGGCCAGATGACGATGATGACCGCCGGCACGCCTGCCGCCTACGCCAAGGCCGGCGGCACGCTCGACGCGATGGCCGCCAAGGTCTATCGCCTCGGCGATTCGGCTGGCGCTGGCAGCAAGGTAAAGGTCATCAACCAGCTGCTGGCCGGTGTGCACATCGCCGCCGCCGCCGAGGCGATGGCGCTGGGCCTGCGCGAAGGCGTGGACCCGGACGCGCTCTACGAAGTCATCACCCACAGCGCGGGCAACAGCTGGATGTTCGAGAACCGCATGGCCCACGTGCTCGCGGGCGACTACACGCCGCTGTCGGCCGTCGATATCTTCGTGAAGGACCTGGGCCTCGTGCTCGACGTGGCGCGCGCGAGCAAGTTTCCGCTGCCGCTCTCGTCCACCGCACACCAGATGTTCATGCAGGCATCGACCGCGGGCTTCGCGCGCGAGGACGACAGCGCGGTCATCAAGATCTTCCCCGGCATCGCACTGCCGGGAGCCAAAGGAAAAGCGCCATGA